A single region of the Sciurus carolinensis chromosome 14, mSciCar1.2, whole genome shotgun sequence genome encodes:
- the Prdm12 gene encoding PR domain zinc finger protein 12, whose amino-acid sequence MMGSVLPAEALVLKTGLKAPGLALAEVITSDILHSFLYGRWRNVLGEQLLEDKSHHASPKTAFTAEVLAQSFSGEVQKLSSLVLPVEVIIAQSSIPGEGLGIFSKTWIKAGTEMGPFTGRVIAPEHVDICKNNNLMWEVFNEDGTVRYFIDASQEDHRSWMTYIKCARNEQEQNLEVVQIGTSIFYKAIEMIPPDQELLVWYGNSHNTFLGIPGVPGLEEEQKKNKHEDFHPADSAAGTAGRMRCVICHRGFNSRSNLRSHMRIHTLDKPFVCRFCNRRFSQSSTLRNHVRLHTGERPYKCQVCQSAYSQLAGLRAHQKSARHRPPSAALQAHSPALPAPHAHAPALAAAAAAAAAHHLPAMVL is encoded by the exons ATGATGGGCTCCGTGCTCCCGGCCGAGGCCCTGGTGCTCAAGACGGGGCTGAAAGCACCAGGGCTGGCACTGGCCGAGGTCATCACCTCCGACATCCTGCACAGTTTCCTCTACGGCCGATGGCGTAACGTGCTGGGCGAACAGCTCCTGGAGGACAAGAGCCACCATGCCAGCCCCAAGACGGCCTTCACTGCTGAAGTCCTGGCGCAGTCCTTCTCTGGAG AGGTGCAGAAACTGTCCAGCCTGGTGCTCCCGGTGGAGGTGATCATCGCCCAGAGTTCCATCCCCGGAGAGGGCCTCGGCATCTTCTCCAAGACGTGGATCAAAGCCGGCACCGAGATGGGCCCCTTCACCGGCCGCGTCATCGCCCCAGAGCACGTGGATATCTGCAAGAACAACAACCTGATGTGGGAG GTATTCAATGAGGATGGCACAGTGCGCTACTTCATTGATGCCAGCCAGGAGGACCATCGTAGCTGGATGACCTACATCAAGTGTGCCCGGAACGAGCAGGAGCAGAACCTGGAGGTGGTCCAGATCGGCACCAGCATCTTCTACAAGGCCATCGAG ATGATCCCTCCGGATCAGGAGTTGTTGGTGTGGTATGGAAACTCGCACAACACCTTCCTGGGCATCCCAGGTgtgccagggctggaggaggagcagaaaaAGAACAAGCATG AGGACTTCCACCCGGCGGACTCGGCTGCGGGCACCGCGGGCCGCATGCGCTGTGTCATCTGCCACCGCGGCTTCAACTCGCGCAGCAACCTGCGCTCGCACATGCGCATCCACACGCTGGACAAGCCCTTCGTGTGCCGCTTCTGCAACCGCCGCTTCAGCCAGTCGTCCACGCTGCGCAACCACGTGCGCCTGCACACGGGCGAGCGCCCCTACAAGTGCCAGGTGTGCCAGAGCGCCTACTCGCAGCTGGCCGGCCTGCGTGCCCACCAGAAGAGCGCGCGCCACCGGCCGCCCAGCGCGGCGTTGCAGGCGCACTCGCCCGCGCTGCCTGCGCCGCACGCGCACGCGCCCGCGCTcgccgccgcagccgccgccgcaGCCGCGCACCACCTGCCGGCCATGGTGCTGTGA